A section of the Anabaena cylindrica PCC 7122 genome encodes:
- a CDS encoding hybrid sensor histidine kinase/response regulator, which translates to MITDNEIRQQGYAYFLAETPELLQTIEQDLFTLLENYSIAKVHNLMRATHTIKGGAATVGLDTIKTIAHSLEDIFKALYSPDVVINSELQTMLLEAYECLELAVTTELTASNINSEELIQRATTVFAQIQTTLGDAFGAESHIPTSEELGFDIVQSIFEVGVKQRLESISEALLNSLSNEELVEVLHSQLDVFLGLAESLNLPGLKELACTIMSALEANPHKASQIAEIALADLQESHKAVLAGDRTSGGSPSLALQTLIKVTEDNSPSIPTITSSSLAIVPKVESSITHANQSFATAFFNITTKFYQFLITSGDKNNEPLRPANAKFYLKAIRYIFGWFNHYREIPETELSLKLLIFPDGQENSQHYIETWLNEFLDFIVDKRDQPNLRVYRQGVILIILLAIAQFQYLVNKDDDAISVISTLRKQIRKLGKEYKNYPPVTEQEKKWLDSPKLQELLVIKEISNPVAVPNDFNLLEEIWGGETIVDSEIVEQNVSTHTVEDIKNDNYLGSVTSSVVSDQVFTNISESILEVIHDEPVINNKEIADQSLPTKNNNSRQPSFVRVNVDGLQHLNYLAGELLIYQKRRTLYDDQIIELIDRLTQKLSQHQAILNQLRDLSLQGNNVSIETMQKVSAVQFDALEMDIYTEFNLTLHEALEDTLQLQETAESLDLLMKQSGQISDKKYNLTLNIIDNLVEARMLPLGTILNRFPQMVQKLGNVYAKLVELKLIGTQVLIDKAIAEKLYDPLLQLVRNAFDHGIETPEIRRGLGKTETGLIEICAYHQGSQTIIEIRDDGHGINLEKIRERAIALNLIPDDHHGQGYVHNLTESELIEFMFSPGFSTAGKVSEISGRGMGLDIVRTQLQALNGLVSVQSSPSQGTTFILKIPFSMTTDKLMLVQAGGVVYALLLDSIEKILIPAEQQIKKFEGKQILHWHSGEDELLVNLLKLSNLMYYNGSFIGGTYLNKIPSHADTESMKTPVLLLRHNQGILGLEVDQIIGEQELVIRPLGNAIAPPKYIYGCSSLANGNLVLVIDGTLLVDSQQMQATLDVRTLPSSSISSQQTLLTSEDEIQSTPLLAASAPLNTIKPQLPSSVGVANKLPKVVLVIDDAISVRQTISLTLQKFGYQVLSAQNGVEALEQLEVHPEIEVIISDLEMPRMNGFELLSHIRQNPDLAKKPVVILTSRSSEKHRQLAQELGATAYFTKPYLEHEFLSTVDTLANRNKDDSNQ; encoded by the coding sequence ATGATTACAGATAATGAAATTCGTCAACAAGGCTATGCCTATTTTTTAGCCGAAACCCCAGAACTATTACAAACAATTGAACAGGATCTATTTACTCTCTTAGAAAATTACAGTATTGCTAAAGTTCATAATTTAATGAGAGCAACTCACACCATTAAGGGTGGAGCAGCTACTGTCGGATTAGATACTATCAAAACTATAGCCCATTCTCTAGAAGATATATTTAAGGCTCTATATAGTCCAGATGTAGTTATAAATTCAGAACTGCAAACAATGCTATTAGAAGCTTATGAATGTCTGGAGTTAGCTGTCACCACAGAACTAACAGCCAGTAATATTAATAGCGAAGAACTGATTCAGAGAGCAACTACAGTATTTGCACAAATACAAACAACATTAGGTGATGCTTTTGGGGCTGAATCTCATATTCCTACTTCTGAAGAATTAGGATTTGATATTGTCCAGTCTATCTTTGAAGTAGGAGTAAAACAACGCTTAGAAAGTATTTCTGAAGCCCTACTTAATTCACTCAGTAATGAAGAATTAGTAGAGGTTTTACACTCTCAACTTGATGTATTTCTCGGTTTAGCAGAATCGTTGAATTTACCTGGTTTAAAAGAACTAGCTTGCACAATTATGTCCGCTTTGGAAGCTAATCCCCACAAAGCAAGCCAAATTGCCGAAATTGCTTTAGCTGATTTACAAGAGTCACACAAAGCAGTTTTAGCAGGCGATCGCACTTCTGGGGGTTCACCTTCTTTAGCTTTGCAAACACTCATAAAAGTAACAGAAGATAATTCACCTAGCATACCCACTATCACTAGTAGTTCATTAGCTATAGTCCCCAAGGTTGAATCATCTATCACCCATGCAAATCAAAGTTTTGCTACCGCGTTTTTTAATATCACTACTAAATTTTACCAGTTTTTAATAACATCTGGTGACAAGAATAATGAGCCTTTAAGACCAGCAAATGCTAAATTTTATTTAAAAGCAATTCGCTATATTTTTGGCTGGTTTAATCACTATAGAGAAATACCAGAAACAGAACTGAGTTTAAAGTTATTAATTTTTCCAGATGGTCAAGAAAATTCACAACATTATATAGAAACTTGGCTTAATGAATTTCTAGATTTTATTGTCGATAAAAGAGATCAGCCGAACCTTCGTGTTTATCGTCAAGGTGTGATTTTAATCATTCTTCTAGCTATTGCCCAATTTCAATATTTAGTTAACAAAGATGATGATGCTATCTCAGTTATCAGCACACTCAGAAAGCAAATCCGTAAATTAGGAAAAGAATATAAAAATTACCCTCCAGTCACCGAACAAGAAAAAAAATGGCTTGACAGTCCTAAACTACAAGAATTACTAGTTATCAAAGAAATATCTAACCCTGTAGCTGTTCCTAATGACTTTAATCTATTAGAAGAAATCTGGGGAGGAGAAACTATTGTTGATTCTGAAATAGTAGAGCAAAACGTCTCAACTCATACTGTAGAAGATATTAAAAATGACAATTATTTAGGAAGTGTGACTTCATCAGTTGTCAGTGATCAGGTATTTACAAATATTTCTGAATCAATCCTAGAAGTTATTCATGATGAACCTGTAATCAACAATAAAGAAATAGCCGATCAATCCTTACCTACGAAAAATAATAATTCTCGACAGCCTTCTTTTGTACGTGTCAATGTAGATGGGTTGCAGCATCTCAATTATTTAGCAGGTGAATTACTAATTTATCAAAAACGACGAACTTTATACGATGATCAAATTATAGAATTAATTGACAGATTAACTCAAAAACTGAGTCAACATCAAGCAATTTTAAATCAATTGCGTGATTTATCTTTACAGGGAAATAATGTTTCTATCGAAACTATGCAAAAAGTCTCTGCTGTGCAGTTTGATGCTTTGGAAATGGATATATATACAGAATTTAATTTGACATTACACGAAGCATTAGAAGACACGCTACAATTGCAAGAAACAGCTGAGTCTCTTGACTTATTAATGAAACAATCTGGTCAAATTAGTGATAAAAAATATAATTTAACTCTCAATATTATAGACAACCTGGTAGAAGCTAGAATGCTACCTTTAGGAACGATTTTAAACCGCTTTCCTCAAATGGTGCAGAAGCTAGGAAATGTTTATGCAAAACTTGTAGAATTAAAACTCATTGGTACACAAGTTCTCATAGATAAAGCCATTGCTGAAAAACTCTATGATCCATTATTACAATTAGTGCGTAATGCTTTTGATCATGGTATTGAAACTCCAGAAATTCGCCGTGGACTTGGCAAAACCGAAACAGGTTTAATAGAAATCTGTGCTTATCATCAAGGAAGCCAAACTATTATCGAAATCCGAGATGATGGACATGGTATAAATTTAGAAAAAATTAGAGAAAGAGCGATCGCACTTAATCTCATCCCAGATGATCATCATGGTCAAGGCTATGTTCATAATCTGACTGAATCGGAATTGATAGAATTCATGTTTTCACCTGGATTTTCCACCGCTGGTAAGGTAAGTGAAATTTCTGGACGTGGGATGGGTTTAGATATTGTTCGTACTCAGTTACAAGCTCTTAATGGCTTGGTTTCAGTGCAATCATCTCCTTCTCAAGGAACAACATTCATACTCAAAATACCTTTTTCTATGACTACAGATAAACTAATGCTAGTCCAAGCAGGGGGTGTTGTTTATGCCTTATTGCTAGATAGTATCGAAAAAATATTAATTCCCGCTGAACAACAAATCAAAAAATTTGAAGGTAAACAAATTTTACATTGGCATTCAGGTGAGGATGAGCTTCTAGTCAATCTCTTAAAACTTTCAAATTTGATGTACTATAATGGTTCATTTATTGGTGGTACTTATTTAAACAAAATACCCAGTCATGCCGATACAGAAAGCATGAAAACTCCTGTGCTTTTGCTCAGACATAATCAAGGAATTTTGGGTTTAGAAGTCGATCAAATTATTGGTGAACAAGAATTAGTAATCAGACCTTTGGGAAATGCCATTGCTCCACCAAAATACATCTATGGTTGTAGTAGTTTAGCTAATGGCAATCTTGTTTTAGTAATTGACGGAACTCTCCTGGTAGATTCTCAACAGATGCAAGCAACACTTGATGTGAGAACACTACCAAGCAGTTCTATATCTTCTCAACAGACCTTGTTAACGTCGGAGGATGAGATTCAATCTACACCTCTGCTGGCTGCATCTGCTCCTTTAAATACTATCAAACCTCAACTCCCTTCTTCTGTAGGAGTCGCTAATAAATTACCAAAAGTAGTTTTGGTTATAGATGATGCAATTAGTGTCCGACAAACTATTTCTCTAACTTTGCAAAAATTTGGCTATCAAGTATTGTCAGCACAAAATGGAGTAGAAGCTCTCGAACAATTGGAAGTACATCCAGAAATCGAAGTAATAATTTCTGATTTGGAAATGCCACGGATGAATGGATTTGAATTATTAAGTCATATTCGTCAGAATCCTGATTTGGCTAAAAAACCTGTGGTGATTCTCACTTCTCGTAGTTCCGAAAAACATCGTCAATTAGCTCAAGAATTAGGTGCAACGGCTTATTTTACTAAGCCTTATTTGGAGCATGAGTTCCTTTCTACTGTTGATACTTTGGCTAATAGAAATAAAGACGATTCAAATCAGTGA
- a CDS encoding ABC transporter permease, with the protein MSLKIPNSSLESSSDITEKPQFNRYQIQWLTPTLLLAPSGIWLLLLLLLPTLIIFQLSLVTNIRPGDIVNPNGFQNYIRILEPLYLRVIFNSLFLAINTTIICLILGFPVAYWIAQIAPQRWRNLLLLGFVLPLWTSSLLRSYAWITILRPTGLLNSLLTSVGLPALELLNRSPAVLIGMSYSLLPYMVLVLYASLEKLDKQLLEAAADLGANPRQTFLRVTVPQVLPGIAAGSLLVFIIALGDFIDPELLGGASSMTAARLVYNQFLGATQNWGFGSALSMTLILFVSIAIALVIKFGEVTPKK; encoded by the coding sequence GTGTCTCTTAAAATTCCTAATTCGTCCCTAGAATCTTCCAGCGATATTACAGAAAAGCCGCAATTTAATCGCTATCAAATCCAATGGCTTACGCCTACGTTATTGCTTGCACCATCTGGAATTTGGTTATTACTGTTATTGTTACTGCCAACATTAATAATTTTCCAATTGAGTTTGGTCACCAATATTCGACCAGGTGATATTGTCAATCCTAATGGCTTTCAAAATTATATTCGTATTCTCGAACCACTTTACTTACGAGTAATATTTAATTCTCTTTTTTTGGCGATTAATACGACAATTATTTGTTTAATTTTAGGTTTTCCGGTTGCTTATTGGATTGCTCAAATAGCACCACAGCGCTGGCGAAATTTGCTGCTATTAGGGTTTGTTTTGCCTTTATGGACTTCCTCGTTGCTGCGTTCTTATGCTTGGATTACTATTTTGCGTCCAACTGGATTGTTGAATAGTTTACTAACTAGTGTCGGCTTACCCGCATTAGAATTGCTCAACCGCAGTCCAGCAGTATTAATTGGCATGAGTTACAGCTTACTACCCTATATGGTTTTAGTGTTGTATGCCTCTTTAGAAAAGCTAGACAAGCAGTTGCTAGAAGCAGCAGCCGATTTGGGTGCAAACCCAAGACAAACCTTTTTGCGCGTCACTGTACCCCAAGTTTTACCAGGTATAGCTGCTGGTTCTTTGCTGGTATTTATTATCGCATTAGGGGATTTTATCGACCCGGAATTACTTGGTGGTGCTTCTAGCATGACAGCAGCACGGTTAGTTTATAACCAGTTTCTGGGTGCTACCCAAAATTGGGGATTTGGTTCAGCGTTGAGTATGACGTTAATTTTGTTTGTGAGTATTGCGATCGCACTCGTGATTAAATTTGGTGAGGTGACACCAAAAAAATAA
- a CDS encoding polyamine ABC transporter substrate-binding protein, with amino-acid sequence MTNRRQFLKNMVAVSSLSLSSCGWKLANVSSNHTSSGQSDTLYIYTWTQYTDSELLSTFTTQTGIKVLADFYDSNDVMLAKLQAGGAATYSIIYPSDYMVQKMVEKNLLTEINHESLIGLDNLFTQFKNPSYDPNNRYSIPFNWGTTGLLYNSEKLENPPEDWEYLWQNQDKLYKRMTLLNDVREVMGAALKMLGYSYNSQNETEVKQAYEKLKILKPAIAAFDTDAWQNQLLAGDLLLAMCYSTDAVNISKENPKFKYVIPRSGSSLWTDTIVIPKIAANLAGAYAWINLILQPDVTAKLSKRLNISTPNRAGFEQLPKQSRENTNLFPPESLLAKCERSTPIGEFEEVYERYWTQLLA; translated from the coding sequence ATGACTAACAGAAGGCAATTTCTAAAAAACATGGTAGCGGTTTCTAGCTTGTCTTTAAGTAGTTGTGGCTGGAAACTAGCTAATGTGAGTTCAAACCATACTAGTTCTGGACAAAGTGACACCCTGTATATATATACATGGACTCAATATACTGATTCAGAATTACTTTCCACTTTTACTACCCAAACTGGGATAAAAGTTTTGGCAGATTTTTATGATTCCAACGATGTGATGCTGGCTAAATTACAAGCTGGAGGTGCAGCCACTTATAGCATTATCTATCCATCTGACTATATGGTGCAGAAGATGGTAGAGAAAAATTTGTTAACAGAAATCAATCATGAAAGCTTAATTGGGTTGGACAATTTATTTACCCAATTTAAGAATCCTAGCTATGATCCTAACAATCGTTATAGTATTCCCTTCAATTGGGGAACAACTGGTTTGCTTTACAACTCAGAAAAGCTGGAAAATCCACCAGAAGATTGGGAATATCTTTGGCAAAACCAAGACAAACTTTATAAACGAATGACTTTACTCAATGATGTGCGTGAGGTAATGGGTGCAGCATTAAAAATGCTGGGTTATTCTTACAATTCGCAAAATGAAACAGAAGTTAAACAAGCTTATGAAAAGTTGAAAATATTAAAACCTGCAATTGCCGCTTTTGATACTGATGCTTGGCAAAACCAACTTCTAGCAGGAGATTTATTATTAGCTATGTGTTATTCTACTGATGCAGTTAATATATCTAAAGAAAATCCCAAATTCAAATATGTGATTCCTCGTAGTGGTTCTTCACTATGGACAGATACTATTGTCATTCCCAAAATAGCTGCTAATTTGGCTGGTGCTTATGCCTGGATTAACTTGATTTTACAACCAGATGTAACAGCCAAGCTCAGTAAAAGACTAAATATTAGTACTCCTAATCGTGCTGGATTCGAGCAATTACCAAAGCAAAGTCGAGAAAATACTAATTTATTTCCTCCAGAATCATTGTTAGCAAAATGTGAACGCTCTACGCCTATAGGTGAATTTGAAGAAGTTTATGAGCGATATTGGACTCAATTACTAGCTTGA
- a CDS encoding ABC transporter ATP-binding protein, translating into MAQTVMQNQKSFTTFQPLDVELRNVFKFFNQEPAVHGVDLDVRQGEFFSILGPSGCGKTTTLRLIAGFERVDAGKLLIQGQSMTNVPPYRRPVNTVFQSYALFHHLNVWDNIAFGLRLKKISKSELESRVTEALKLVKMESLRSRLPSQLSGGQQQRVALARALVNRPAVLLLDEPLGALDLKLRKEMQVELCNLHKDLGLTFVMVTHDQEEALCLSDRIAVMNQGKIEQIGTPSEIYECPQTAFVADFIGDTNLFSGEITDVGSEYVKILTKTGLSIVAGRTDDTPTELLQAVVLSVRPEKIQISLYQPNLPTNCFEGRLVNIMYLGTHVNYVVELANGININVLQPNTFGSLPDRDTPIYIWWAETDCLAISQAPRLKNPS; encoded by the coding sequence ATGGCTCAAACTGTGATGCAAAATCAGAAGAGTTTCACGACTTTTCAGCCGCTTGATGTTGAACTGCGTAACGTCTTCAAGTTTTTCAACCAAGAACCAGCCGTACATGGTGTGGACTTGGACGTTAGACAGGGAGAGTTTTTTAGTATTTTAGGCCCTTCTGGTTGCGGTAAGACAACCACACTCCGCTTAATTGCTGGGTTTGAAAGGGTTGACGCAGGCAAGTTGCTGATTCAAGGACAGTCTATGACCAATGTTCCTCCTTATCGTAGACCTGTCAATACTGTATTTCAAAGCTATGCTCTGTTTCATCATCTCAATGTGTGGGATAATATTGCTTTTGGACTCCGGTTAAAAAAAATATCTAAATCAGAACTGGAGAGCAGAGTTACAGAAGCTTTGAAGCTAGTAAAAATGGAAAGTTTGCGATCGCGCTTACCTTCTCAACTCTCTGGTGGTCAACAGCAACGAGTAGCCTTAGCTAGGGCTTTAGTTAATCGTCCCGCAGTCTTACTCCTAGATGAACCCTTGGGAGCCTTAGATTTAAAACTGCGTAAGGAAATGCAGGTTGAACTATGCAATCTCCACAAAGATTTAGGATTAACCTTTGTCATGGTGACACATGATCAAGAAGAAGCACTATGCTTATCTGATCGCATCGCGGTGATGAATCAAGGCAAAATTGAACAAATCGGTACTCCTAGCGAAATTTACGAATGTCCTCAAACAGCCTTCGTGGCAGATTTTATTGGTGATACAAATTTATTCAGCGGTGAAATCACAGACGTAGGCTCAGAGTATGTGAAAATTTTGACTAAAACTGGATTGTCAATTGTAGCTGGACGTACAGACGATACACCAACGGAGTTATTACAAGCAGTAGTATTAAGTGTTCGTCCAGAAAAAATTCAGATTTCCCTTTATCAACCAAACCTACCAACAAACTGCTTTGAAGGCAGGTTAGTTAATATTATGTATCTGGGTACTCATGTTAATTATGTTGTGGAATTAGCCAACGGCATAAATATCAATGTTTTACAACCAAATACCTTTGGCAGCTTACCAGATCGTGACACCCCAATCTACATTTGGTGGGCAGAAACTGACTGTTTAGCTATTAGTCAAGCACCAAGGCTCAAAAATCCATCATGA
- the mrdA gene encoding penicillin-binding protein 2 — MAILPPLLSNQKNTRTVGRGSQSVFLILFTLLMTSGIGARLAYLQIIEGPKLRQRAESNRIRMIPKQPERGNIFDRNGKLLATTRYPRSVHLWPMAHTKPSWSVVGPRLSKILDIPQEEIEKKLEEAGANSSSLIRVARDVNEAQVTALKEYETELTDVEINTEAVRYYPHGIKLAHLLGYTRELTAEQLKQRKTEGYRLGDVIGQMGVEKAYEKTLRGEWGGQQVEVDGAGRPLRVLGEKQAKAGNDLHLTIDLELQKTAEKALGKRNGAIVALNPNNGEVLGMVSHPTFDPNLFSKQKLSEKDWKSVQGEEHPLVNRALSIFPPASTFKIVTTTAGLESGKFSPNTVLQTYGSLTIGGTRFGEWNHAGFGPLGFVGAMQWSSDTFFYQIGKGVGGPRLIEWTRKYGFGEKTGFEFSTEEAKGLVPDENWKRKVWKMPWTVGDSINMSIGQGALQTSPLQVAVMFAVPANGGYRVQPHLLKDNGEAKKWRESLNMKPSTIKVLREGLRKVISEGTGKALNKPTIPPTAGKSGTAEAWNRGVKENHAWFGAYAPADKPELLIVAFAEHSGGGGGSVAAPMILEIMEEYYSRKYPGKYQKQVIGDR, encoded by the coding sequence ATGGCTATATTACCACCACTACTCAGTAATCAAAAAAATACACGTACCGTTGGACGTGGTTCCCAATCAGTATTTTTAATACTATTCACGTTATTGATGACATCTGGAATTGGCGCTCGTTTAGCTTATTTACAAATTATTGAAGGGCCAAAACTCCGACAACGGGCAGAGTCCAACCGGATTCGGATGATTCCCAAACAACCGGAAAGAGGCAACATTTTTGACCGTAATGGCAAACTTTTAGCTACTACTCGCTATCCGCGCTCTGTACATCTGTGGCCAATGGCACATACTAAACCCTCATGGTCAGTTGTAGGGCCCCGTCTATCCAAAATCCTCGATATCCCTCAAGAGGAAATTGAAAAGAAACTAGAAGAAGCCGGAGCTAACTCCTCTTCTCTAATTCGCGTTGCTCGTGACGTAAATGAAGCTCAAGTTACAGCCTTGAAAGAATATGAAACTGAATTGACAGATGTAGAAATAAACACAGAAGCTGTGCGTTATTACCCACATGGTATCAAATTAGCGCATCTACTTGGCTATACCCGTGAATTGACAGCCGAACAGCTCAAGCAAAGGAAAACTGAAGGCTATCGTCTAGGAGATGTAATTGGTCAAATGGGCGTGGAAAAAGCCTATGAGAAAACACTGCGGGGTGAATGGGGCGGACAGCAAGTAGAAGTAGATGGTGCGGGTAGACCGCTGCGGGTATTGGGAGAAAAACAGGCAAAAGCTGGTAATGATTTACACTTGACAATAGATTTAGAACTGCAAAAAACTGCCGAAAAAGCTTTAGGTAAACGCAATGGGGCAATTGTGGCACTTAACCCCAACAATGGTGAAGTATTAGGAATGGTATCTCATCCTACCTTCGACCCCAATCTTTTTTCTAAACAAAAACTCTCCGAAAAAGACTGGAAAAGTGTCCAAGGTGAGGAGCATCCTTTGGTCAATCGGGCCTTAAGTATCTTTCCACCGGCAAGTACCTTTAAAATTGTCACTACCACTGCTGGATTAGAATCGGGGAAATTTTCTCCGAATACAGTGCTACAAACCTATGGTTCTTTAACTATTGGTGGCACAAGGTTTGGTGAGTGGAACCATGCAGGATTTGGTCCATTGGGTTTTGTTGGTGCAATGCAGTGGAGTAGTGATACTTTCTTTTATCAAATTGGTAAGGGAGTAGGGGGTCCTAGATTGATTGAATGGACTCGCAAATATGGCTTTGGGGAAAAAACAGGCTTTGAGTTCTCCACAGAAGAAGCAAAAGGTTTGGTTCCCGATGAAAACTGGAAACGCAAAGTTTGGAAAATGCCTTGGACTGTAGGCGACTCTATTAATATGTCTATTGGTCAAGGTGCTTTACAAACATCACCTCTACAAGTCGCAGTGATGTTCGCTGTCCCAGCTAATGGTGGTTATCGAGTGCAGCCACATTTGCTCAAAGACAATGGGGAAGCAAAAAAATGGCGCGAATCTTTAAATATGAAACCAAGTACCATTAAAGTTTTACGCGAAGGATTGCGGAAGGTGATATCTGAAGGTACTGGTAAGGCTTTGAATAAACCAACTATTCCCCCAACGGCTGGTAAGAGTGGTACAGCGGAAGCTTGGAACCGTGGAGTGAAAGAGAATCATGCTTGGTTTGGCGCTTATGCACCTGCTGATAAACCAGAACTTTTGATTGTGGCTTTTGCTGAACATTCTGGTGGTGGTGGTGGTAGTGTAGCTGCACCAATGATTTTAGAAATCATGGAAGAATATTATTCTCGTAAATATCCAGGGAAATATCAAAAACAGGTGATAGGTGATAGGTGA
- a CDS encoding M15 family metallopeptidase, with protein MNKAGFSEKPQNSSAVPGDDIPAALRDTPDPGSKLRLQPLVLVIGGVAGFVLLAVISGFLFSVIAPPKKTVDPQPVGANSVPIPTNTPATNNDAVLGHLVYAEAPETELLAITADGRIKMRQAAAQKFSAMVQAARSAGVILTPISGFRSVKDQEQLFFGVGAQRNQTPAQRAALSAPPGHSEHHTGYAVDIGDGAVPATNLQANFENTKAFRWLQANAARFSFELSFPKDNSQGVSYEPWHWRFVGDRNSLETFYKARNLKPLK; from the coding sequence TTGAATAAGGCTGGTTTTTCAGAAAAACCGCAAAACTCATCGGCTGTCCCTGGGGATGATATTCCAGCAGCTTTACGCGATACTCCTGATCCAGGGTCTAAGCTACGCTTACAACCGTTAGTTTTGGTTATTGGAGGAGTGGCAGGATTTGTGTTGCTGGCTGTAATTAGTGGTTTCTTGTTTTCCGTTATAGCACCCCCCAAAAAAACAGTAGATCCTCAACCAGTAGGTGCTAATTCTGTACCGATACCGACCAATACCCCGGCTACTAATAACGATGCTGTTTTGGGACATTTGGTATATGCTGAAGCCCCAGAGACAGAACTATTGGCAATTACCGCTGATGGACGGATAAAAATGCGACAAGCAGCAGCCCAAAAGTTTTCGGCAATGGTACAAGCGGCAAGAAGTGCGGGTGTGATTTTAACACCAATTTCTGGTTTTCGTTCAGTCAAAGACCAAGAGCAGTTATTTTTTGGTGTAGGGGCGCAGCGTAATCAGACACCTGCCCAAAGAGCGGCTCTCAGCGCTCCTCCCGGTCATAGCGAACATCACACAGGATATGCAGTGGATATAGGAGATGGAGCAGTACCAGCGACTAATCTTCAAGCCAATTTTGAAAATACTAAAGCTTTCAGGTGGCTACAAGCTAATGCTGCCCGTTTTAGTTTTGAGCTATCTTTTCCCAAGGATAACTCTCAAGGTGTGAGTTATGAACCTTGGCATTGGCGTTTTGTGGGCGATCGCAATAGTCTAGAAACATTCTACAAAGCTAGAAATCTCAAACCGTTGAAGTGA
- a CDS encoding AEC family transporter, translating to MINLLELYVKLVGLVLVGVMLGRKLPAIFPNYLCQFLFWVGVPISIIAFLRQTDLSGQIWIAPAIAYLAILLGAFLAWLGIKGQAYLTKSIPQPSTQGSLILAAMVGNTGYLGFPITLAMVGKEYFAWALFYDLLGTLFGAYGLGVLLAARFGNTVQNHRQMAKAIFINPALWSFGFGLLFRQVTIPNVVEIGLDKLAWCAVASSLILIGMRLARLNSWHKLKPAGSSIVIKMLLVPLILGSTLPLFGVTGDAAQVIVLQMAMPPAFATLVIAETFNLDRDLAVTALAMGTMLLLVTLPVWLWLF from the coding sequence TTGATAAATCTCTTAGAACTATACGTCAAGTTAGTAGGATTAGTACTAGTAGGAGTTATGTTAGGACGAAAATTACCTGCCATATTTCCTAACTATTTGTGTCAATTTCTTTTCTGGGTTGGAGTACCCATCAGCATTATTGCTTTTTTGCGTCAAACAGACCTATCAGGGCAGATTTGGATTGCACCTGCGATTGCCTATTTAGCAATCTTACTAGGGGCATTTTTAGCTTGGTTAGGGATCAAAGGTCAAGCCTATTTGACAAAATCTATTCCTCAACCATCAACCCAAGGTAGTTTAATTCTAGCGGCAATGGTGGGTAACACAGGTTATCTAGGCTTTCCTATCACCTTAGCAATGGTCGGCAAAGAATATTTCGCCTGGGCTTTATTCTACGATTTATTGGGGACATTGTTTGGAGCTTATGGCTTGGGTGTCTTACTAGCAGCCCGTTTTGGCAACACAGTCCAAAATCATAGGCAGATGGCCAAAGCAATTTTCATCAATCCTGCCCTCTGGAGTTTTGGATTTGGGTTGTTATTTCGTCAAGTGACAATTCCCAATGTAGTAGAAATTGGCTTAGATAAATTAGCTTGGTGTGCTGTAGCCTCATCCTTAATTTTAATTGGCATGAGACTTGCACGACTGAACTCTTGGCACAAACTAAAACCAGCAGGAAGCAGTATAGTTATCAAAATGCTGTTAGTTCCTCTAATTTTAGGCAGTACCTTACCACTTTTTGGTGTCACTGGTGACGCAGCACAGGTCATAGTCTTACAAATGGCCATGCCTCCAGCTTTTGCCACACTGGTAATAGCCGAAACCTTTAATTTAGATCGTGATTTGGCAGTAACTGCTTTAGCAATGGGGACTATGTTATTACTAGTTACTCTCCCAGTTTGGCTG